The following is a genomic window from Actinomadura sp. WMMB 499.
TGCGCTCATGAGCAGGACAGTACCCATGATCGCCCGGCCGACCCGGCGCGTCCGGTGTTTCCGGTCACCCGCCCCGCGGCGCCGCGCCGGCCAGGTGCTCCGCGAGCCCGTCCAGGACGCTCCGCGCGAACGGGCCGTCCGCGTCGGGCGTCACGACGGTCACCAGGGACAGTCCCGCGCCGATCAGCGTGACGTCGTAGGGGTCGAACAGGAACCCGCCGCGCCCGTAGGGATCGTCCAGGACGGTGACGTCGAGCCGCGGCGCCCGGCACGGCTCGTAGGCGATCATCAGGGTGCCGTGGCCGTCCCGGTCGAGGTGGTACCCGTCGCGGTCCCAGCGGTCGACCATCTCCGCGTCGCGGGCGACGAGGAGCTCCGCCGCGCCGGACGGGGGCCGGGTCCGGCCGTCCCACGGGACGAAACCGCCCTCGTCGACGGCGACGAGCAGCGACGGGGAGGCGTCCGCGAGGGCGTCGACGAAGCCGCCGACCCGCTCCGCGACGGGCCCGGCGCAGACGAGCACCGAGTCGTGGCCGCTGATCACGACGGCTCCCAGTCCCTGGTCGGCCCGATGTAGTGGGCGTCGGAGCGCGGCACCTTGATCCCTCCCGGGGTCATGAGGACGTGGTCGCCCCGCCCGCCCGGCAGCGGTCTGAGCGCGGACTTCGGTATCTCGGCCTCCAGGACGTACTCGGACTTGCCGCTGGTGATCCCCAGCTTCTTGAACGCGTTGGGCTCGGTGAGGTCGGCGGGGCTCTTCGTCGTCCAGAACGGTCCGGCACCGTTCTTGGAGCTCCCTTCCCGCACGTGGTACGGGTCGCCGCTCCTGATCCCGTTGTATCCGGCCTTGTCCGTGTAGTGGTAGAGCTTGACCTTCTCCTCGCCCTGTCCGGGGCTCCCCTTGAGCCCGAGGGGATCGAGCCAGTCGAGCGGGTTGGGGACGTAGGCGTGCGGGTTCAGCGCGCCCGCCAGGCCGAGCGGGTCGGCGCTCTGGTACCGGCCGTCCGCCGCGTTGTAGTAGCGGTGGTAGTTGTAGTTCAGGTCGCTCTCGGCGTCGAAGTACTGCCCCGGGAAGCGCAGCGGGCAGTTGGAGCCGGTGCCGGAGAGGTCCACGCCCCACAGCGTCGTCCGCATGTGCCGCCGGACGCTCCCGGCCGTGTCCACCAGCTCCACCGGGGTGCCGACGAGGTCGGTGACGATCGCCTGGAACTCCCGGTCGATCCATTCCTGCGGGACGTCCCGCGACGGCAGCCGCTCGGTCTGGGTGAGCGGGCGCAGGCTCCGCGGGTCGTGCTCCCAGACGAGCCCGCGCCCCACGAACGCCCGCAGCTCCGCCGACCAGGTGCGCTGCACCTGCTCGGCGAGGACGTGACCGTCCCACACGAAGTCGAACTGCTCGAAGACGCCGGTGCCGTCGCCGTCCGTCCGCTGCTTGGAGATCCGCCGCCCGAGCGCGTCGTAGCGGTAGCGCCAGTGCCGCCCGTCCGGGGCGTCGACGCCGACGAGCCGGTCGTCGCTGTCCCAGTGGTGGCGCCACGTGCGCGCGCCGCCGTCCGCCCGCACGTGGCTGCGGACGGTGACCCGCCCCTGGGCGTCGTGCTCGTAGTGGACGCTCCCAGCCCGGCGCAGCAGCGTCCCGTCGTACTCGCGGGACCCCGCCGCGTCGCCCGCGAGGGACGGCGCGGGGCCGTCCGCCGGGGCCGGCACCCGAAAGCGGGCCTCGACGAGGTCGCCGAGGGCGTCGTAGACGTACTCCTCGCGCTCCTCGCGCCGGTCCGCGGCGTGCACGGTGCGGACGCGCCCGCGCCGGTCGAGCTCGAACCGCCGGTCCGCGCCGAGCCGGTCGCCGATCGCGGTGACGTTGCCGTCCGGGTCGTAGGCGTAGGTGCGGTGCTGCAGGAGCGCCGGTTCCGGCGCGTCCCGGCGGGGCGCCGCGACGGTGCTCCGGGTGCCCCAGATGCTCTGCGCGACGAGCCGGTCCGCGGCGTCCCACTGCTGGGACAGCACCGTCGCGGCACCGATGTTCCGCTGGATCTCCCGCCCCGCCGCGTCGTAGTGGAACAGGACGCTCTCCCCGGCCGTGGACAGCGCTGCGGGACGGCCGCAGGAGTCGAAGCTCCACGCGCTCTCGGCGCCGCTGGGGGTGCGCCGGTGGACGCGCCGTCCCGCCGCGTCGTAGGCCGACGCCACCACCCGCCCGTTGCAGATCTCGGCCGTGACCCGGCCCATGGCGTCGCGTTCGAACCGCAGGTCGGCGTTCGCGTTGACGGCCCGCGCCAGGAAACCGTCCGCGCCGTAGGCGAAGGTGGCGACGCCTTCCGGGGAGTGCTCCTCCACGACGTTCCCGAGGGCGTCCCGGACGAACGACGTGGTCTGCCCCAGCGCGTTGGTGCGCGCCTCGATCCGCCCGAGCGCGTCGAGGGCGTAACGCAGCGTCCGCCCGTTGAAGTCCGTCTCCGCGACGACGCCGCCGGCCGCGTCGTACTCGTACCGCCAGACCTCGCCCCGCGGGTTCGTGACGGCGGTGATCCGCAGCTCGGTGTCATGGGACGACTCGGTGCGGGCGCCGTCGGGACCGATCTCCGTGACGAGCACGTCGAACGGCCCGTACTCCGCGCGGGTGAGCTCGCCGGTGGCGCCCGCGAACTCCACCGCGTTGCCCTCGGCGTCGTAGGTCCAGCGGTCGACCGCGCCCGCCGGCGACCGCCGCCAGGCCATGCGGTGCTCGGCGGTCCACCCGTACCGGGTCACGCCGCCGGCCGGGTCGGTGAGGGCGGTGAGCCTGCCGAGGGAGTCGTACTCGTAGCGCGTCTCGGCGCCCGCGGGATCGGTGACGCGCAGCGGCAGCCCGGCGGCGTTCGACACGACCCGGGTGACGTGGCCGAGCGTGTCCACGAGCCCGGACAGGTTGCCGCGCTCGTCGTACCGCGCCCGGGTCGTGGCCCCGGACGGGTCGGTCAGGCTCGTGACGTTGCCGCGCTCGTCGTACTCGCGCCGCCAGGTGCGCCCGCCCGGTTCGGTGACCGCGACCGGCCGCCGCGCCTCGTCGTGGACGGTCTCGATCGTCTCGCCGTCGGGGCGGCGGACCCGGACGAGATCGCCGTGCTCGTCGTAGGAGAACCGGACGACGCCGCCGAGCGGGTCGGTACGCGACAGCAGGCGGTCGCGGGCGTCCCACTCGGAACGGGTCGTCGCCCCGAGCGGGTCCGTCTCGGCGATGATCTGCAGGTGCTCGTTGTACCGGTAGGTCGTGGCGTTGCCGAGCGAGTCCGTCACGACGGTCGTGCGCTCCTCGGGCCGGAACCGGAGCGAGACGCCGAGCCGGCCGTCCGGTCCGGCGGCCCGGACGGCGCGCCCGTCCTCGTCGTACTCGTAGCGGTACCAGTGGCCGTTCCGGTCGTGCCAGGCCGTCAGGCGCCCGTCTCCGTCGTAGTCGAACCGGAAGGCGCGCCCGGAGGAGTTCACGACGCCGGACAGGAGCCCGGCCGCGTCGTACTCGTACCGCACCAGGGTGATCGCGTCGCCGGCGTCGTCCGCGGGCGCGCCGGTCGCGTCGGCTGTGCCCTCCAGGATCGTCCGCAGGCCGACGATCCTGGGGCCGCCGTCCGTCTCGCCGTCCGTCTCGCCGTCCGCGCGGTCCTCGGTGTCCACGAAGATCCGGTAGCCGGCGGAGTGCCGGATCTCCCGCAGGACGCCGTCCGCGTAGCCCAGTTCGACGCGGTTGCCGCGGCGGTCGCCGATCGCGACCAGCGGCAGCCGGGACCAGCCGTGCGTCTCGCCCGGCGCCGGGAAATGCAGCGTCCGGTCGAGTCGCGGATCGTGCAGGACGTACGAGCCGTCGGGCGCGAGCGTCAGCGGCAGCCGCGGGCCCTCCGAAGGCAGGAACGACACGTTGGGCACCAGGGACTGCGGGTACTCGAGGATCATGCCGTCGGCGGAGAGGAAGTGGACTCCCCGCGCGTCCAGCTCGAGGCGCTGGTCGAGCGTCGACGCCCACGAGCGTCCGAAGAGGCCGCCGTCGCGGTATCCGGACAGGTGGGTCCGCTCGAGCACCAGCGGAAGGGCGCCGGGGAGCGCCACGTCCACCTGGCCGAACAGCACCTCGCCGGTGATGACGTCGATCGGGTCCCTGGTCGTCGTCCGCCCATCGGGGCGGCGCGCGTTGCCCCGTCCCGGATTCCCGCGCCGCCCGCGTCCGCCCGCCTGGTCCCGCCCGCCGCCGCGGCCGCCCCTGCCGGGCCCGCCCCCGCCTCCGCCGCCGCCCCGCTTCGCGGCCCGGGGCGGCCGGAAGGAAGGCCCGGCGATGGTGCCGAACGGCGGCCCCGCGGCTCCGATTCCGGCGCCGCGGCCGTTCCGCCTGCCGCTCGAAAATCTGGGGCCCATGGGGTGCGCTCCTGTCGTCGGACCAACCGGCGAGCTCGAACGTGACGTATCGCGCCTAAAGTGATCTAGAGCGGATCCTAGGGCCGTTCTCCGCGGCTTGGGACGATCGGCACGGGCGGGTGCGGAGGGAGAACGGCATGGCCGGGACGGTCCGGGCGGCGGACGAGACGTTCGAGGAGCACCGCGGCCTGCTGTTCGCGGTCGCGTACCGGATGCTGGGCACCGCCGCCGACTCCGAGGACGCCGTCCAGGACGCCTGGCTGCGCTGGTCGGCCGCCGACCGCTCGGACGTCCGCGACCCCCGCGGCTACCTCGTCCGGATCACCACCAACATCGCGCTCGACCGGCTGCGCGGCGCGCGGGCGCGGCGCGAGACGTACGTGGGGCCGTGGCTGCCCGAGCCGATGCTGACCGCCCCCGACGTCGCCGACGACGCCGAGCGCGCCGAGTCGGTGTCGATGGCGCTGCTCGTCGTCCTGGAGACGCTGAGCCCGCTCGAACGGGCCGTGTTCGTCCTCAAGGAGGCGTTCGGCTACCCGTACGCGGAGATCGCGGCGGCGCTCGACCGGTCGGAGGCGTCGGTGCGGCAGCTCGGCACCCGCGCCCGCAGGCACGTGGCGGCGCGGCGGCCGCGGTTCGCGGCGGCCGGGGCCGAGCGCCGCGCCGCCACCGACCGGTTCCTCGACGCCGTCATGGGCGGCGACGTCAACCGCCTCATGGAGATCCTCGCCCCGGACGTCACCCTGTGGACGGACGGCGGCGGCAAGGTGCGCGCGGCGCTGCGGCCGATCGTCGGCGCGGAGCGGGTCGCCCGGTTCATCGGCGCGGTCGCCGGCGCGCCCTACGCGGGCGTCGCCGCCGCCGACATGCGGATGCGGCGCGCGGACGTCAACGGGCGGCCGGGCCTCGTCATCGAGGGCCCCGAGCGGACGATCAGCGCGGTGACGGTCGAGCTCGACGAGGCGGGCCGCGTCGAAGCCATCCACATGGTGTCGAACCCGGACAAGCTCGGCGCCCTGGACGCGGGCCGCGAACTGGCCGTCCCGCGGCTCTAGCGTCCGGTTTCCAGCGCCCGGTTCCTAGCGCCCGGTTCCTAGCGGTCGGCGCGGCGGCGCTTGCCGCCGGCCAGCCGGGGCGGCGGCCCCGCCGTCGTCGCCGGGGACGGCACCGGCCGGACGTGCGCGTAGTCGCCGGACGGCTCGATCTCCTCGCCCGTCGGCGTCAGCCGGATCACCCACGACTCCGCCGCCCACCGCGCCGGCTGCTCCGCGTGCGCCCGGGCGTTCAGCCGGTCCTTCGCGAGCTTGGGCGCCACCTCGTCCCACAGCTCGCCGCCCGGCTCCACGTGCTCGCACGCGGCGACGAACGCGACGAGCCGTCCGCCCTTGTCCTTGCTGCGCAGGATCACCGTCACCCGGTCGGCCTCGGGCAGGCCGGGCAGGGGCTGCTCGCCCTCGCCGCCCGTCAGCACGTACGCCGACCCCTCGTGCCAGACGTGCCATGCCGCCCGCGGCTGCGGCAGACCCGGCAGGTCGAGCCACAGCAGCCCCGACTTCTTGGCCGCCTCCTCCACCAGCGCCGCGCTCAGCGCGTGCACCGCCTCGGGCGGCGGGGGAGGGGTCGCGTTCGGGTCACCCATGTTCCGCAGCGTCTCACACCCGCTGGATACGATCCGCCCCATGCGCTCACGACGTACCACCCTCGCGGTCCCCGGCAGCAACCCCCGTTTCATCGAGAAGGCGCAGGGACTCCCCGCCGACGAGATCTTCCTCGACCTCGAGGACGCCGTCGCCCCGTCCGCGAAGCAGGACGCCCGCAAGTCGGTCGTCGCCGCGCTCAACGAGGGCGACTGGACGGGCAAGATCCGCGTCGTGCGGGTCAACGACCTCGACACCCCGTTCGCCTACCGGGACGTCATCGAGGTCGTCGAGGGCGCGGGCGCGAACATCGACGCGATCATGCTGCCGAAGGTGCAGGACCCCTCGCACGTCCAGTGGCTCGACCGGCTCCTCACGCAGATCGAGGGCGCGACGGGCCTCGAACCCGGACGGATCGGCATCGAAGCCCAGATCGAGGACGCGCGCGGCATGACCCGCATCGACGACATCGCCGCGTCGTCGCCCCGGCTGGAGACCCTGGTGTTCGGCCCCGGCGACTTCATGGCCTCGATCAACATGAAGACGCTCGTCGTGGGGGAGCAGCCGCCCGGCTACACCGAGGGCGACGCCTACCACTACATCCTGATGCGCATCCTGCTGGCAGCCCGCGCCCACGACCTGCAGGCCGTCGACGGCCCCTACTTCAACGTCCGGGACGCCGACGGGTTCGACCGCGCCGCCCGCCGCTCGGCCGCCCTCGGCTTCGACGGCAAGTGGGTGCTGCACCCGTCCCAGATCGACGCCGGGAACGCGATCTTCTCCCCGAACCAGGACGACTACGACCACGCCGAGCTGATCCTGGACGCCTACGACCACGCGATCAACGTCGAGGGGCGCGGCGCCGCGATGCTCGGCGACGAGATGATCGACGAGGCGTCCCGCAAGATGGCGCTCGTCATCGCCGCCAAGGGACGCGCCGCCGGGCTGGCGCGCACGCGTACGTTCGACCCTTCCGGGAACTGAGCGACCGTACGATTCGTCCACGTGCCAAGTCGTCCACGTGCCGAGGCGTGGCGACGCGGCGACGCGGCGGCGAGGAGAAGGGGACGCATGTCTGACCAGGAGGACGCGAACGGCTGGGCGCCGCTCGACCCCGACATGGGCGACGGGCGGGCGCGTCCTCCTGCCCCCGACGCTCCGCCGCCCGGAGGGCCCGGCGGGCCGGACCGGCCCGGCGAGCGGCCCGAGCAGGGGCCGGCGGCCCCGCGGCAACAGCAGTCGACATCGCCGTACGGGCTGCCGCCGCAGGACGGTCGTCCGGGTGCGCGGCCGCAGGGGGGCCAGGAGTTCCCCCAGCAGCAACAGCAGTGGACGTCGCCGTACGGACTGCCGCAACACGGGGGCGGCCCCTACGGCGGGCAGGCCCCGGACCAGGCTTACCCGGCGGGGCACCACACCGGAGCACAGCCCGCGTGGGATCAGAACGCCTGGGGCGGGCAGTACCCGCAGGGCTACCCGCAGCAGTACCAATACCCTCCCGGTTACGCACACGGTTACGGCCCCGGCTACGGCGGCTACCCGCAGCCGGTAAAGCGCCCCTGGATCGTCCCCACACCGCGTGGGGTGCCGTTCCACCGGATGGCGCGTTCGGAGACGCACAGCTGGTGGCGCCCGCTGGTCGGGACCCTGGCGATCATCGTGGTCGGGCTCGGTGCGGGCGGCGTCCTCGCGGTCATCGGGCTGCTCGTCCAGATGATGGTGTCCGACGAGGATCCGGCGCTGCTGGACGATCCGGGCACCACGTCGATCTTCGGCAACGACACGGCCGACATCGCCTACGCGCTGGGGTCCCTGGCGCTGTTCCTGCCGCTGATCGCGCTCGCGGCCTGGGGCATCCAGCGGCGGCGCCCGGGGACGCTGTCGTCGGTCGCCGGACGGCTGCGCTGGCGCTGGATGCTCGCGTGCGCGGGCATGTCCGTCGTGTTCTGCGCGGTCTCGTTCGTCCTGTCGATGGCCGCGGGCGCGACCGTCGAGAACGATCCGGCCGGGTCGACCACCGAGGGATCGTGGGTCGGCTGGGACGACTTCCTCCTGCCGGCGCTCGTGATCGTGGCGCTCGTCCCGTTCCAGTCGGCGGCCGAGGAGTACTTCTTCCGCGGCTGGCTGATGCAGGCCATCGGCGCGTGCACCCTGGAGAAGGCCCGGAACGGGCTCGCGCGGGCGCTGAGCGTCGTGTTCCGCACCCCGTGGCCCGGCATCGTCGTCGGGGCCGCGCTGTTCACCTCCGGGCACGGCTACACCGGCTGGGGGATGCTCGACATCTTCGTCTTCGGCGCCATCGCCGGGTGGCTGACCGTGCGCACCGGCGGCCTGGAGTGCACGATCGCGCTGCACGTGTTCAACAACCTGATGGCGTTCCTGCTCCCGGCGGCGCTCGGGCAGCTGAGCCTCGAGCAGGGCGGCATCCCGTGGCAGTACGTCCTCGCCGACGTCACGTCCATGGCCGTGTACGCGGTGGGCATCGTCCTGCTGGCCCGCCGGTTCAAGGTGCGGACGGTCACCCCGGGGGACGGCCCCGGCGACGGCCCCGCCGACGACCCGGGCCCGGACGCCCCGCAGCGTCCCGGCGGCGTGCCGGGCGCGCAACCGGCGTACTGAGGCCCGCCGCGCGGCGGGGCTCGGCCGGCCTCACAGGACGCCCCACTCCGTGAGCGCGTCCAGCAGGCCGGGCACGAGCGGCAGGTCCCGGAGTTCGGCGGGCGCGACCCAGCGGACGTCCGCCGCGTCGTCCCCGGCGCGCGGCGTCCCGCCGAGCACCGTGGCGGCGTAGTCGTGGATCTCGTAGACGACGCCGCCCGGACCGTCCCGCTCGACCGTGCCCACGAGCGCGCCGGCGCGCACCCGCAGGCCCGTCTCCTCCAGCAGCTCGCGCGCGACGGCCGCCGCGTCGTCCTCGCCCGGTTCCACCCGGCCGCCCGGCACCGACCAGAGACCCGCGCCGGGCGGCCGGCCCCGCCGCACTAGCAGCAGCCGACCGCCTCGATCATGGACGATCGCGCCCACGCACCGCTCCCGCATGCCTCCATTTTGTCCCGTCTTTCCCCCGCCCCGCCTTGACGTGCGAGGGAACGGCCGCGCATGGTGGGTAATCATGAGGGCGGAGCCCACGTGCCCGCGTTGCGGAGCCCAGGTGCAGGCGCCGGGTCTCTGGTCGAGCGACTGGAGTTGCGGCGTGCACGGTGCCGTACTCCCGAGGCAGCCGCCCGTCCGGCCGGGCCCGGACGCGCTCGGCATCGTCCTGCGCGACGTGCGCGTTCCCGTCTGGACGCCCTGGCCGCTCCCGCTCAACTGGCTCGTCACCGGATTCCTCACGGTCGGGGACGAGCGCGGCGGCGCGCGCGCGTGCGCCGTGGCGGTGTCGGGCCCCGGACTGCTCGGCGGCCTCGCCGACATGCTGCTGATCGCCGAGGAGCCGGGCGTCGGCCTCGGCGCGCACTACGCGGGGCTGGCGGGCCCCGATCCCGGCCGGGAGTTCGACGGGGACCCCCCGCACGCCAAGATCGGCATCAGCGGTCCCGCCGCCACCAGCGGGCACACCGTCCCGCTCTGGACGGTCGGCCGCGAACCGGACCGGGCCGTCTTCGTCGGCGAGGCCCTCGGCAACTGGCTGTGGGTCGTGCTCTGGCCCGCGGACGCGGGGGTGCTGATGCTCGAGGAGCTGAACCTCCTCGACCTCCGCGAGCCCGGCATGGACGTGGACCTTCCCTACGGCGCCCACAGCGGCAAGCTGGACCTCTGACACGCACCTCTGACCGACGGCGGCGTGCCTAAGCTGGGGGAATGGTGATCGACCTCCATGTCCACAGCGACGCCTCCGACGGCACCCGGCCGCCCGCCGAGGTGATGCGGCGCGCGCGGGAGAACGGCGTGGACGTCGTCGCGCTCACCGACCACGACACCACCGCCGGGTGGGACGCCGCCGCGGCGGCCCTCCCGGACGGGCTGACGCTCGTCCGCGGGATCGAGCTGTCGTGCGTCCAGGACGGCAGGAGCCTGCACATGCTCGGCTACCTGTTCGACCCCGCCGAACCCGTCCTGGCCGCCGAACTCGCCCGCATCCGCGACGACCGCGTGATCAGGGCCCGCACCATGGTCGGCCTGCTCCGCGACCTCGGCGTGGACGTCACGTGGGAGCGGGTCCGCGAACTCGCGCGGGGCGAGGCCGTCGGGCGCC
Proteins encoded in this region:
- a CDS encoding DUF6531 domain-containing protein is translated as MGPRFSSGRRNGRGAGIGAAGPPFGTIAGPSFRPPRAAKRGGGGGGGGPGRGGRGGGRDQAGGRGRRGNPGRGNARRPDGRTTTRDPIDVITGEVLFGQVDVALPGALPLVLERTHLSGYRDGGLFGRSWASTLDQRLELDARGVHFLSADGMILEYPQSLVPNVSFLPSEGPRLPLTLAPDGSYVLHDPRLDRTLHFPAPGETHGWSRLPLVAIGDRRGNRVELGYADGVLREIRHSAGYRIFVDTEDRADGETDGETDGGPRIVGLRTILEGTADATGAPADDAGDAITLVRYEYDAAGLLSGVVNSSGRAFRFDYDGDGRLTAWHDRNGHWYRYEYDEDGRAVRAAGPDGRLGVSLRFRPEERTTVVTDSLGNATTYRYNEHLQIIAETDPLGATTRSEWDARDRLLSRTDPLGGVVRFSYDEHGDLVRVRRPDGETIETVHDEARRPVAVTEPGGRTWRREYDERGNVTSLTDPSGATTRARYDERGNLSGLVDTLGHVTRVVSNAAGLPLRVTDPAGAETRYEYDSLGRLTALTDPAGGVTRYGWTAEHRMAWRRSPAGAVDRWTYDAEGNAVEFAGATGELTRAEYGPFDVLVTEIGPDGARTESSHDTELRITAVTNPRGEVWRYEYDAAGGVVAETDFNGRTLRYALDALGRIEARTNALGQTTSFVRDALGNVVEEHSPEGVATFAYGADGFLARAVNANADLRFERDAMGRVTAEICNGRVVASAYDAAGRRVHRRTPSGAESAWSFDSCGRPAALSTAGESVLFHYDAAGREIQRNIGAATVLSQQWDAADRLVAQSIWGTRSTVAAPRRDAPEPALLQHRTYAYDPDGNVTAIGDRLGADRRFELDRRGRVRTVHAADRREEREEYVYDALGDLVEARFRVPAPADGPAPSLAGDAAGSREYDGTLLRRAGSVHYEHDAQGRVTVRSHVRADGGARTWRHHWDSDDRLVGVDAPDGRHWRYRYDALGRRISKQRTDGDGTGVFEQFDFVWDGHVLAEQVQRTWSAELRAFVGRGLVWEHDPRSLRPLTQTERLPSRDVPQEWIDREFQAIVTDLVGTPVELVDTAGSVRRHMRTTLWGVDLSGTGSNCPLRFPGQYFDAESDLNYNYHRYYNAADGRYQSADPLGLAGALNPHAYVPNPLDWLDPLGLKGSPGQGEEKVKLYHYTDKAGYNGIRSGDPYHVREGSSKNGAGPFWTTKSPADLTEPNAFKKLGITSGKSEYVLEAEIPKSALRPLPGGRGDHVLMTPGGIKVPRSDAHYIGPTRDWEPS
- a CDS encoding RNA polymerase sigma-70 factor, translating into MAGTVRAADETFEEHRGLLFAVAYRMLGTAADSEDAVQDAWLRWSAADRSDVRDPRGYLVRITTNIALDRLRGARARRETYVGPWLPEPMLTAPDVADDAERAESVSMALLVVLETLSPLERAVFVLKEAFGYPYAEIAAALDRSEASVRQLGTRARRHVAARRPRFAAAGAERRAATDRFLDAVMGGDVNRLMEILAPDVTLWTDGGGKVRAALRPIVGAERVARFIGAVAGAPYAGVAAADMRMRRADVNGRPGLVIEGPERTISAVTVELDEAGRVEAIHMVSNPDKLGALDAGRELAVPRL
- a CDS encoding CoA ester lyase, with translation MRSRRTTLAVPGSNPRFIEKAQGLPADEIFLDLEDAVAPSAKQDARKSVVAALNEGDWTGKIRVVRVNDLDTPFAYRDVIEVVEGAGANIDAIMLPKVQDPSHVQWLDRLLTQIEGATGLEPGRIGIEAQIEDARGMTRIDDIAASSPRLETLVFGPGDFMASINMKTLVVGEQPPGYTEGDAYHYILMRILLAARAHDLQAVDGPYFNVRDADGFDRAARRSAALGFDGKWVLHPSQIDAGNAIFSPNQDDYDHAELILDAYDHAINVEGRGAAMLGDEMIDEASRKMALVIAAKGRAAGLARTRTFDPSGN
- a CDS encoding CPBP family intramembrane glutamic endopeptidase, whose translation is MSDQEDANGWAPLDPDMGDGRARPPAPDAPPPGGPGGPDRPGERPEQGPAAPRQQQSTSPYGLPPQDGRPGARPQGGQEFPQQQQQWTSPYGLPQHGGGPYGGQAPDQAYPAGHHTGAQPAWDQNAWGGQYPQGYPQQYQYPPGYAHGYGPGYGGYPQPVKRPWIVPTPRGVPFHRMARSETHSWWRPLVGTLAIIVVGLGAGGVLAVIGLLVQMMVSDEDPALLDDPGTTSIFGNDTADIAYALGSLALFLPLIALAAWGIQRRRPGTLSSVAGRLRWRWMLACAGMSVVFCAVSFVLSMAAGATVENDPAGSTTEGSWVGWDDFLLPALVIVALVPFQSAAEEYFFRGWLMQAIGACTLEKARNGLARALSVVFRTPWPGIVVGAALFTSGHGYTGWGMLDIFVFGAIAGWLTVRTGGLECTIALHVFNNLMAFLLPAALGQLSLEQGGIPWQYVLADVTSMAVYAVGIVLLARRFKVRTVTPGDGPGDGPADDPGPDAPQRPGGVPGAQPAY
- a CDS encoding NUDIX hydrolase yields the protein MRERCVGAIVHDRGGRLLLVRRGRPPGAGLWSVPGGRVEPGEDDAAAVARELLEETGLRVRAGALVGTVERDGPGGVVYEIHDYAATVLGGTPRAGDDAADVRWVAPAELRDLPLVPGLLDALTEWGVL
- a CDS encoding DUF6758 family protein, with translation MRAEPTCPRCGAQVQAPGLWSSDWSCGVHGAVLPRQPPVRPGPDALGIVLRDVRVPVWTPWPLPLNWLVTGFLTVGDERGGARACAVAVSGPGLLGGLADMLLIAEEPGVGLGAHYAGLAGPDPGREFDGDPPHAKIGISGPAATSGHTVPLWTVGREPDRAVFVGEALGNWLWVVLWPADAGVLMLEELNLLDLREPGMDVDLPYGAHSGKLDL